A genome region from Crossiella equi includes the following:
- a CDS encoding FecCD family ABC transporter permease, whose protein sequence is MTAVPGRPGLRFGGGSWVLRVRAVAVPVLGLAALVFVLALSLTLGEFPVSLGEVFAVLLGGGQEAHQFILFDLRLPRALTGALVGAALGLAGAITQSIARNPLASPDLLGVSAGAGAGAVAVVMFGGSAGGLSGYLASVGLPVAALLGGLVAAAVVYALAWRRGIEGFRLVLVGIGVHAVLSNVTFWLLTLSDVADAGRAMVWLTGSLNARGWDHVVPVAVALAVLVPLTLFGSRTLGALQFTDDTVRALGVRVELSRSLLVLAAVGLAAVATASAGPVEFVALAVPQIALRLSGLAQPPLLASAVLGATLTVTADVLARTAFGSVELPVGIVTAILGAPYLIFLLVRRYREVRG, encoded by the coding sequence GTGACCGCGGTGCCGGGGCGCCCCGGCCTGCGGTTCGGCGGCGGCTCCTGGGTGCTGCGCGTGCGCGCGGTCGCGGTGCCGGTGCTCGGCCTGGCCGCCCTGGTCTTCGTGCTCGCGCTCAGCCTGACCCTGGGCGAGTTCCCGGTCAGCCTGGGCGAGGTCTTCGCGGTGCTGCTCGGCGGCGGCCAGGAGGCCCACCAGTTCATCCTGTTCGACCTGCGGCTGCCGCGCGCGCTCACCGGCGCGCTGGTCGGCGCCGCGCTCGGCCTGGCCGGTGCGATCACCCAGTCCATCGCCCGCAACCCGCTGGCCAGCCCGGACCTGCTCGGTGTGAGCGCGGGCGCCGGGGCGGGCGCGGTGGCCGTGGTGATGTTCGGCGGCAGCGCGGGCGGGCTCAGCGGCTACCTGGCCTCGGTCGGACTGCCGGTCGCCGCGCTGCTCGGCGGGTTGGTCGCGGCCGCGGTGGTGTACGCGCTGGCCTGGCGGCGGGGCATCGAGGGCTTCCGGCTGGTGCTGGTCGGCATCGGCGTGCACGCAGTGCTGTCCAACGTCACGTTCTGGCTGCTCACGCTGTCCGATGTCGCCGACGCGGGGCGTGCGATGGTGTGGCTGACCGGCAGCCTCAACGCCCGCGGCTGGGACCACGTGGTGCCGGTGGCGGTCGCGCTGGCCGTGCTGGTCCCGCTCACCCTGTTCGGCTCGCGCACGCTCGGCGCGCTCCAGTTCACCGACGACACCGTGCGCGCCCTCGGCGTCCGGGTGGAGCTCAGCCGGTCGCTGCTGGTGCTGGCCGCGGTCGGCCTGGCCGCGGTGGCCACGGCGTCGGCCGGGCCGGTGGAGTTCGTCGCGCTGGCCGTGCCGCAGATCGCGCTGCGCCTGTCCGGCCTGGCCCAGCCGCCGCTGCTGGCCTCGGCCGTGCTCGGCGCCACCCTCACCGTCACCGCGGACGTGCTCGCCCGCACCGCGTTCGGCTCGGTGGAACTGCCCGTCGGGATCGTCACCGCGATCCTCGGCGCGCCCTACCTGATCTTCCTGCTCGTCCGACGCTACCGGGAGGTCCGCGGATGA
- a CDS encoding class I SAM-dependent methyltransferase, with the protein MPDFTESDRSATDLHTRRARSFGAAAAGYARYRPGYPAEAVRFALAPVAGRSQLRVLDLGAGTGKLTEGLLALGLDVIAVEPDAAMRDELVARLRGVVALPGSAEDIPLPDGRVDAVLVGQALHWFDLEKALPEIARVLTPGGVLAALWNLDDDRVDWVREFTELADVGARYSTGAHRRVPEHERFGAQELAEFPNPQQHSPESLISTVSTLSLTLVRTPAEQAELLNGARAYLETNPVTRNGFDYPVVTSVSRAVVREG; encoded by the coding sequence GTGCCGGACTTCACCGAGAGCGACCGCTCCGCCACCGATCTGCACACCCGCCGCGCCCGGTCCTTCGGCGCGGCCGCCGCGGGTTATGCCCGCTACCGCCCGGGCTACCCGGCCGAGGCGGTGCGGTTCGCGCTGGCCCCGGTGGCCGGGCGCAGCCAGCTGCGCGTGCTGGACCTGGGCGCGGGCACCGGGAAGCTGACCGAGGGCCTGCTCGCGCTGGGCCTGGACGTGATCGCGGTCGAGCCGGACGCGGCCATGCGCGATGAGCTGGTCGCCCGACTGCGCGGGGTGGTCGCCCTGCCCGGCTCGGCCGAGGACATCCCGCTGCCGGACGGCCGGGTGGACGCGGTGCTCGTCGGCCAGGCCCTGCACTGGTTCGACCTGGAGAAGGCGCTGCCGGAGATCGCGCGGGTGCTCACCCCGGGCGGGGTGCTGGCCGCGTTGTGGAACCTCGACGACGACCGGGTGGACTGGGTGCGCGAGTTCACCGAGCTGGCCGACGTGGGCGCCCGGTACAGCACCGGCGCGCACCGCCGGGTGCCCGAGCACGAGCGGTTCGGGGCGCAGGAGCTGGCCGAGTTCCCGAACCCGCAGCAGCACTCGCCCGAGTCGCTGATCTCGACGGTGTCCACGCTGTCGCTGACCCTGGTGCGCACGCCCGCCGAGCAGGCCGAGCTGCTCAACGGGGCGCGCGCCTACCTGGAGACGAACCCGGTCACCCGGAACGGGTTCGACTACCCGGTGGTCACCTCGGTGTCCCGGGCGGTCGTCCGGGAGGGTTGA
- a CDS encoding ABC transporter ATP-binding protein — translation MTAQPISAPVARLEATGLTLGYGENVIVDGLDFSVLDGTVTAVIGPNGCGKSTLLRALGRLIAPRRGHVLLDGKRIDKTPTREVAKVLGVLPQTPTAPEGLTVADLVARGRHPHQSWYKQWSSDDEDTVSEALRMTGMLEFAERTLDQLSGGQRQRAWISMALAQGTDLLLLDEPTTYLDLAHQVDVLDLVQRLHHEAGRTVVMVLHDLNLAARYADRLVAMRAGKIVAQGNPSDVLTEDLLREVFGLEAKVIPDPIAGTPLVVPVGGRNKAA, via the coding sequence ATGACCGCGCAGCCCATTTCCGCCCCCGTCGCCCGCCTGGAGGCCACCGGCCTCACCCTCGGCTACGGCGAGAACGTCATCGTGGACGGCCTGGACTTCTCGGTCCTGGACGGCACGGTGACCGCGGTGATCGGCCCGAACGGCTGCGGCAAGTCCACGCTGCTCCGGGCGCTGGGCCGCCTGATCGCCCCGCGGCGCGGCCACGTGCTGCTGGACGGCAAGCGCATCGACAAGACGCCGACGCGCGAGGTGGCCAAGGTGCTGGGCGTGCTGCCGCAGACCCCGACCGCCCCGGAGGGCCTGACCGTCGCCGACCTGGTCGCGCGCGGCCGCCACCCGCACCAGTCCTGGTACAAGCAGTGGTCCAGCGACGACGAGGACACCGTCTCCGAGGCCCTGCGCATGACCGGCATGCTGGAGTTCGCCGAACGCACCCTGGACCAGCTCTCGGGCGGCCAGCGCCAGCGCGCCTGGATCTCCATGGCCCTGGCCCAGGGCACCGACCTGCTCCTGCTGGACGAGCCGACCACCTACCTGGACCTGGCCCACCAGGTCGACGTCCTGGACCTGGTCCAGCGCCTGCACCACGAGGCGGGGCGGACCGTGGTCATGGTGCTGCACGACCTCAACCTGGCCGCGCGTTACGCCGACCGCCTGGTCGCCATGCGGGCCGGGAAGATCGTCGCTCAGGGCAACCCGAGCGACGTGCTCACCGAGGACCTGCTGCGGGAGGTCTTCGGGCTGGAGGCGAAGGTCATCCCGGACCCGATCGCCGGTACGCCGCTGGTGGTGCCGGTCGGGGGGCGGAACAAGGCGGCCTGA
- a CDS encoding histone-like nucleoid-structuring protein Lsr2, with amino-acid sequence MAERVVRTLVDDLDGSEAEETVEFAVDGVSYEIDLSSDNATKLRDALASFVAGARRTGGRRRTATAGARSAGGAPRVPGRVASADREQNQAIREWARKRGMKVSDRGRIPADVLQQFHQEN; translated from the coding sequence ATGGCGGAGAGAGTCGTCCGGACCCTGGTTGATGACCTGGACGGTTCGGAAGCGGAAGAGACCGTCGAGTTCGCCGTGGACGGCGTGTCGTACGAGATCGACCTTTCCAGTGACAACGCGACGAAGCTTCGCGATGCCCTCGCGTCGTTTGTCGCGGGCGCTCGGCGTACCGGCGGTCGTCGGCGCACCGCTACGGCTGGTGCCCGTTCCGCAGGGGGTGCGCCCCGTGTCCCGGGTCGCGTCGCTTCCGCCGACCGGGAACAGAACCAGGCGATTCGCGAGTGGGCACGCAAGCGGGGGATGAAGGTTTCCGACCGGGGCCGCATCCCGGCGGACGTTCTCCAGCAGTTCCACCAGGAGAACTGA
- a CDS encoding ABC transporter substrate-binding protein produces the protein MLATLTAATLLLVTACGGGGTPSSSTSAGESAAGFPRTVEHAMGKTTIERQPTKVAALDSSYVDAVLALETQLAAYTLFPATGERFPDYLKAEAEKYAKNAKPVGELEQTKIEQVLVSDPDLILSAKVRHESLYSVLSARKPTVFSAETGKTWKDNIRLAAKALGKEQLAETKIKAYEDRARGLGEAIKAKAGRTPTVSVVRFVNGPTRAYSRNSFIGIVLADVGVARPAEQADPNAPAIFVELSEENILRADADHVFVTAFPDPKGDSAKAKQKFQANPLWTRLTGQVHDVSDTTWISSVSLQGAQAVLADLAKAFGVTVPA, from the coding sequence GTGTTGGCCACACTCACCGCCGCCACGCTCCTGCTGGTCACCGCCTGCGGTGGCGGCGGCACACCGAGCAGTTCGACCTCCGCCGGGGAGTCCGCCGCCGGGTTCCCCCGCACCGTCGAGCACGCCATGGGCAAGACCACGATCGAGCGCCAGCCCACCAAGGTCGCCGCGCTGGACAGCTCCTACGTGGACGCGGTGCTCGCGCTGGAGACCCAGCTGGCCGCGTACACGCTGTTCCCGGCCACCGGCGAGCGGTTCCCCGACTACCTCAAGGCCGAGGCGGAGAAGTACGCCAAGAACGCCAAGCCGGTCGGCGAGCTGGAGCAGACCAAGATCGAGCAGGTGCTGGTCAGCGACCCGGACCTGATCCTGTCCGCCAAGGTCCGGCACGAGAGCCTGTACTCGGTGCTGTCCGCCCGCAAGCCCACCGTGTTCAGCGCGGAGACCGGCAAGACCTGGAAGGACAACATCCGGCTCGCGGCCAAGGCCCTGGGCAAGGAGCAGCTGGCCGAGACCAAGATCAAGGCCTACGAGGACCGGGCGCGCGGGCTGGGCGAGGCGATCAAGGCCAAGGCGGGCAGGACGCCGACCGTCTCGGTGGTCCGGTTCGTCAACGGGCCGACCAGGGCCTACTCGCGGAACAGCTTCATCGGCATCGTGCTGGCTGACGTGGGGGTGGCCCGGCCCGCCGAGCAGGCCGACCCGAACGCGCCCGCGATCTTCGTGGAGCTGAGCGAGGAGAACATCCTGCGCGCTGACGCCGACCACGTGTTCGTCACCGCCTTCCCCGACCCGAAGGGCGACTCGGCGAAGGCGAAGCAGAAGTTCCAGGCCAATCCGCTGTGGACGCGCCTGACGGGCCAGGTGCACGATGTTTCGGATACCACCTGGATCTCCTCGGTGAGCCTGCAAGGCGCCCAGGCGGTGCTGGCGGACCTGGCGAAGGCATTCGGGGTCACCGTGCCCGCATAG
- a CDS encoding FecCD family ABC transporter permease produces MTRAAIAPGSAVPVSVRRRRRVLGLAVLAVLLVAAVLASIAVGAKPVPLGDVWHALTAATGTENDLIVRSLRIPRTVLGLLVGLALGIAGSLLQGHTRNPLADPGLLGVNQGAAFAVVLAIFTFGLTDLYSFVWFGFAGAMLATVVVFAIGSAGTTGRGGPTPVTLALAGAAVSAFLYAISSALVLLDAQSLETFRFWRSGSLAGRDPEIITQVLPFLLAGLLLALVNAPGLNALSLGEDVARSLGQRLWLTRAIGIVAVTLLSGAAVAACGPIGFVGLIVPHLARAITGPDYRWLLPYAGLIGATLVLVADVLGRVLARPGELQVGIMLALVGSPFFVVLVRRRKLVHL; encoded by the coding sequence ATGACCCGTGCCGCGATCGCGCCCGGGTCCGCCGTTCCGGTCTCGGTGCGCCGCAGACGCCGCGTGCTCGGCCTGGCTGTGCTGGCCGTGCTGCTGGTGGCCGCCGTGCTGGCCAGCATCGCCGTGGGCGCCAAACCGGTCCCGCTCGGCGACGTCTGGCACGCGCTCACCGCCGCCACGGGCACGGAGAACGACCTGATCGTGCGCTCGCTGCGCATCCCGCGCACCGTGCTCGGCCTGCTGGTCGGCCTGGCCCTGGGCATCGCGGGCTCGCTGCTCCAGGGGCACACCCGCAACCCGCTGGCCGACCCCGGGTTGCTCGGCGTCAACCAGGGTGCCGCGTTCGCCGTGGTGCTGGCGATCTTCACCTTCGGCCTCACCGACCTGTACAGCTTCGTCTGGTTCGGCTTCGCCGGGGCGATGCTGGCCACCGTGGTGGTCTTCGCCATCGGCTCGGCGGGCACCACCGGCCGCGGCGGGCCAACGCCGGTCACGCTCGCGCTGGCCGGGGCGGCGGTGTCGGCCTTCCTGTACGCGATCAGCTCCGCGCTGGTGCTGCTGGACGCGCAGAGCCTGGAGACCTTCCGGTTCTGGCGCAGCGGCTCCCTGGCCGGGCGCGACCCGGAGATCATCACGCAGGTGCTGCCGTTCCTGCTGGCCGGGCTGCTGCTCGCCCTGGTCAACGCCCCCGGCCTGAACGCGCTCTCGCTCGGTGAGGACGTGGCCAGGTCCCTGGGCCAGCGGCTCTGGCTGACCCGGGCCATCGGCATCGTCGCGGTCACCCTGCTCAGCGGTGCCGCGGTGGCCGCGTGCGGGCCCATCGGGTTCGTCGGGCTGATCGTGCCGCACCTGGCGCGGGCGATCACCGGCCCGGACTACCGCTGGCTGCTGCCCTACGCCGGGCTGATCGGCGCGACGCTGGTCCTGGTCGCCGACGTGCTCGGGCGCGTGCTCGCCCGGCCTGGGGAGCTCCAGGTGGGCATCATGCTGGCGCTGGTCGGCTCGCCGTTCTTCGTGGTGCTGGTGCGCCGCCGGAAGCTGGTGCACCTGTGA
- a CDS encoding (2Fe-2S)-binding protein has protein sequence MSAPAVPSALADSLASIDTSRGHVTVRFAIPEADRSPWLTCADLLADPAAFDRWRKRLTEWLTSAYEGHVPDRTSAGYILHWYLQVPAYLGAFLFHTSRRVPWLRPEDLAFRLSDERPHPNGLALLRPGFLCLPEDPAAGTPEATVVKDEAALAEVLLARYAAHATRFITAYGPTVRLGRHQLWGAATDALDSALWNVGKVLGDEGAGVAEAALVLAEKFAPLTSATTLYPVHDGERAVWTRRRESCCFHFALEGQSACTTCPRVSAEERARRVLAD, from the coding sequence GTGTCCGCACCCGCCGTCCCGAGCGCCCTGGCCGACTCGCTGGCCAGTATCGACACCTCGCGCGGCCACGTGACAGTGCGCTTCGCAATCCCGGAAGCGGATCGTTCTCCCTGGTTGACCTGCGCGGACCTGCTGGCCGACCCGGCTGCGTTCGACCGCTGGCGCAAGCGCCTGACCGAGTGGCTGACCAGCGCGTACGAGGGCCACGTCCCGGACCGCACGAGCGCGGGCTACATCCTGCACTGGTACCTCCAGGTACCCGCCTACCTGGGTGCATTCCTGTTCCACACGTCTCGCCGAGTGCCCTGGCTCCGTCCGGAGGACCTCGCATTCCGACTTTCGGATGAACGTCCCCACCCGAACGGGCTTGCCCTGCTCCGCCCCGGCTTCCTCTGCCTACCTGAAGACCCCGCGGCGGGCACCCCGGAAGCCACGGTGGTCAAGGACGAGGCGGCCCTGGCCGAGGTCCTGCTGGCCCGCTACGCCGCCCACGCCACCCGCTTCATCACCGCCTACGGCCCGACCGTCCGCCTGGGCCGCCACCAGCTGTGGGGCGCCGCGACGGACGCCCTGGACAGCGCGCTGTGGAACGTCGGCAAGGTGCTCGGCGACGAGGGCGCCGGGGTGGCCGAGGCCGCGCTGGTGCTGGCGGAGAAGTTCGCGCCGCTCACCTCGGCCACCACGCTGTACCCGGTGCACGACGGCGAGCGGGCGGTGTGGACGCGCCGCCGGGAGAGCTGCTGCTTCCACTTCGCGCTGGAGGGCCAGTCGGCCTGCACCACGTGCCCGCGCGTGTCGGCGGAGGAGCGGGCCCGGCGAGTCCTGGCGGACTGA
- a CDS encoding ATP-dependent Clp protease ATP-binding subunit, translating to MFERFTDRARRVVVLAQEEARMLNHNYIGTEHILLGLIHEGEGVAAKALESLGIALEGVRQQVEEIIGQGQQAPSGHIPFTPRAKKVLELSLREALQLGHNYIGTEHILLGLIREGEGVAAQVLVKLGADLNRVRQQVLQLLSGYQNPGKEGTESGGRGEGTPSSSLVLDQFGRNLTSSAREGKLDPVIGREKEIERVMQVLSRRTKNNPVLIGEPGVGKTAVVEGLAQRIVKGEVPETLKDKQLYTLDLGSLVAGSRYRGDFEERLKKVLKEIRTRGDIILFIDEIHTLVGAGAAEGAIDAASILKPMLARGELQTIGATTLDEYRKHVEKDPALERRFQPIQVGEPSLEHTIEILKGLRDRYEAHHRVSITDGALVAAATLADRYINDRFLPDKAIDLIDEAGARMRIRRMTAPPDLREFDEKIADVRRDKESAIDAQDFERAAKLRDAEKQLLGQKSEREKQWKAGDLDVVAEVDEEQIAEVLANWTGIPVFKLTEEETSRLLRMEDELHKRIIGQEEAVRSVSQAIRRTRAGLKDPKRPSGSFIFAGPSGVGKTELSKALAEFLFGEDDALIQIDMGEFHDRYTASRLFGAPPGYVGYEEGGQLTEKVRRKPFSVVLFDEIEKAHQEIYNTLLQVLEDGRLTDGQGRTVDFKNTVIIFTSNLGTQDISKAVGLGFTAKTGEGSNYDRMKQKVNDELKKHFRPEFLNRIDDIVVFHQLNEEQIITMVDLMIARVEKQLRNKDMSIELTPVAKKLLAKRGFDPVLGARPLRRTIQREIEDQLSEKILFGEIQPGQIIICDVEGWDGEGPDDKVKFVFRGEAKPTRVPDVPPVDLAGPAGDEPESGTGTNG from the coding sequence ATGTTCGAGAGGTTTACCGACCGCGCGAGGCGGGTGGTTGTCCTGGCCCAGGAGGAAGCCAGGATGCTCAACCACAACTACATTGGCACCGAGCACATCCTTCTGGGCTTGATCCACGAAGGTGAGGGTGTCGCCGCCAAGGCGCTGGAGTCGCTGGGCATCGCCCTTGAGGGCGTGCGCCAGCAGGTCGAAGAGATCATCGGTCAGGGCCAGCAGGCGCCGAGCGGGCACATCCCGTTCACGCCGAGGGCCAAGAAGGTCCTCGAGCTCTCCCTGCGGGAGGCGCTCCAGCTCGGCCACAACTACATCGGCACCGAGCACATCCTGCTCGGCCTGATCCGCGAGGGCGAGGGCGTCGCCGCCCAGGTCCTGGTGAAGCTGGGTGCTGACCTGAACCGGGTGCGGCAGCAGGTTCTCCAGCTGCTCTCCGGCTACCAGAACCCCGGCAAGGAGGGCACCGAGTCCGGTGGCCGCGGCGAGGGCACGCCGTCCTCCTCGCTCGTGCTCGACCAGTTCGGGCGCAACCTCACCTCCTCCGCCCGTGAGGGCAAGCTCGACCCGGTCATCGGGCGCGAGAAGGAGATCGAGCGGGTCATGCAGGTGCTGTCCCGCCGCACCAAGAACAACCCGGTCCTCATCGGTGAGCCCGGCGTCGGCAAGACCGCCGTGGTCGAGGGCCTCGCCCAGCGCATCGTCAAGGGCGAGGTGCCGGAGACGCTCAAGGACAAGCAGCTCTACACGCTTGACCTCGGCTCCCTGGTGGCCGGTTCCCGCTACCGCGGTGACTTCGAGGAGCGCCTGAAGAAGGTGCTCAAGGAGATCCGCACCCGCGGCGACATCATCCTGTTCATCGACGAGATCCACACCCTGGTGGGTGCGGGTGCGGCCGAGGGCGCGATCGACGCCGCCAGCATCCTCAAGCCGATGCTGGCCCGCGGTGAGCTCCAGACCATCGGTGCCACCACGCTCGACGAGTACCGCAAGCACGTCGAGAAGGACCCCGCGCTGGAGCGCCGCTTCCAGCCGATCCAGGTCGGCGAGCCCTCGCTCGAGCACACCATCGAGATCCTCAAGGGTCTGCGCGACCGGTACGAGGCCCACCACCGGGTCTCCATCACCGACGGCGCGCTGGTCGCGGCGGCCACCCTGGCCGACCGCTACATCAACGACCGCTTCCTGCCGGACAAGGCGATCGACCTCATCGACGAGGCCGGTGCCCGCATGCGCATCCGCCGCATGACCGCTCCGCCGGACCTGCGCGAGTTCGACGAGAAGATCGCCGACGTGCGCCGGGACAAGGAGTCCGCGATCGACGCGCAGGACTTCGAGCGCGCGGCCAAGCTCCGGGACGCGGAGAAGCAGCTGCTCGGCCAGAAGTCCGAGCGGGAGAAGCAGTGGAAGGCCGGTGACCTCGACGTCGTCGCCGAGGTCGACGAGGAGCAGATCGCCGAGGTCCTGGCGAACTGGACCGGCATCCCCGTCTTCAAGCTCACCGAGGAGGAGACCTCGCGTCTGCTCCGCATGGAGGACGAGCTGCACAAGCGGATCATCGGCCAGGAGGAAGCGGTCCGTTCCGTTTCCCAGGCGATCCGCCGCACCCGCGCCGGTCTGAAGGACCCGAAGCGCCCGTCCGGCTCGTTCATCTTCGCCGGCCCGTCCGGTGTTGGTAAGACCGAGCTGTCCAAGGCGCTGGCGGAGTTCCTCTTCGGCGAGGACGACGCGCTCATCCAGATCGACATGGGTGAGTTCCACGACCGCTACACCGCCTCCCGCCTCTTCGGCGCGCCCCCCGGGTACGTCGGCTACGAGGAGGGTGGCCAGCTCACCGAGAAGGTGCGGCGCAAGCCGTTCTCCGTGGTCCTCTTCGACGAGATCGAGAAGGCCCACCAGGAGATCTACAACACGCTGCTCCAGGTGCTGGAGGACGGCCGCCTGACCGACGGTCAGGGCCGCACGGTGGACTTCAAGAACACCGTGATCATCTTCACCTCGAACCTCGGCACGCAGGACATCTCCAAGGCGGTCGGCCTGGGCTTCACGGCCAAGACCGGCGAGGGCTCGAACTACGACCGGATGAAGCAGAAGGTCAACGACGAGCTCAAGAAGCACTTCCGCCCCGAGTTCCTCAACCGGATCGACGACATCGTCGTCTTCCACCAGCTCAACGAGGAACAGATCATCACCATGGTCGACCTGATGATCGCCCGGGTGGAGAAGCAGCTCCGCAACAAGGACATGTCCATCGAGCTGACCCCGGTGGCCAAGAAGCTGCTGGCCAAGCGTGGTTTCGACCCCGTGCTCGGTGCGCGGCCGCTGCGCCGCACCATCCAGCGCGAGATCGAGGACCAGCTGTCGGAGAAGATCCTCTTCGGCGAGATCCAGCCCGGGCAGATCATCATCTGCGACGTCGAGGGCTGGGACGGCGAGGGTCCGGACGACAAGGTCAAGTTCGTCTTCCGCGGCGAGGCCAAGCCGACCCGCGTGCCGGACGTCCCGCCGGTCGACCTGGCGGGCCCGGCTGGTGACGAGCCCGAGTCGGGCACCGGCACCAACGGCTGA
- a CDS encoding type III pantothenate kinase, which produces MLLAIDVGNTNIVLGLYDGSGEDAKLIRDWRMRTDARMTADELALTMRGLLGEHAGQITGVSALSTVPSVLRELRVMLGRYFDEVPKVIVQPGVRTGVPLLVDNPKEVGSDRVINTLAAHHLHDTACVVVDFGTSTNIDVISAKGEFLGGVFAPGIEISVDALASRAAQLRKVELVRPRSVIGKNTVECLQSGILYGFAGQVDGLVRRIMAELTEQGEDKITVIATGGLAPLVLSESATINHHVPDLTLLGLRLVYERNLR; this is translated from the coding sequence GTGCTGCTCGCCATCGACGTCGGCAACACCAACATCGTGCTCGGGCTGTACGACGGCTCGGGTGAGGACGCGAAGCTCATCCGGGACTGGCGCATGCGCACCGACGCCCGGATGACCGCCGACGAGCTGGCGCTGACCATGCGCGGCCTGCTCGGCGAGCACGCGGGCCAGATCACCGGCGTGTCCGCGCTGTCCACCGTGCCCTCGGTGCTGCGCGAGCTGCGGGTCATGCTCGGCCGGTACTTCGACGAGGTGCCCAAGGTCATCGTGCAGCCCGGCGTGCGCACCGGCGTCCCGCTCCTGGTCGACAACCCGAAGGAGGTGGGCTCGGACCGCGTGATCAACACACTGGCCGCGCACCACCTGCACGACACCGCGTGCGTGGTCGTGGACTTCGGCACCTCGACCAACATCGACGTGATCTCGGCCAAGGGCGAGTTCCTCGGTGGGGTGTTCGCGCCGGGCATCGAGATCTCGGTGGACGCGCTGGCCTCGCGCGCCGCGCAGCTGCGCAAGGTCGAGCTGGTCCGGCCGCGCTCGGTGATCGGCAAGAACACCGTGGAGTGCCTCCAGTCGGGCATCCTCTACGGCTTCGCCGGCCAGGTGGACGGCCTGGTCCGGCGGATCATGGCCGAGCTCACCGAGCAGGGCGAGGACAAGATCACGGTCATCGCGACCGGCGGCCTGGCCCCGCTCGTGCTGTCCGAGTCGGCCACGATCAACCACCACGTGCCGGACCTGACGCTGCTCGGGCTGCGCCTGGTCTACGAGCGCAACCTGCGCTGA
- the lysS gene encoding lysine--tRNA ligase, whose amino-acid sequence MRVRREKRQRLLDAGTEAYPVVLDRTHSLAEIRAAYPDLAPDTPTGEIVGVTGRVMFLRNTGKLCFATLREGDGVELQAMLSLDKVGAEALAAWKSDVDLGDHVFIRGEVATSRRGELSVMATEWQLAAKTLRPLPVAHKALSEETRVRQRYVDLMLRPEARDAVRIRAGVTRSLRESFHRRTFTEVETPMLQTLHGGASARPFTTHSNAFDIDLYLRIAPELYLKRCVVGGIEKVFEINRNFRNEGSDSSHSPEFAMLEAYEAYGSYDTIGKLTRELVQEAADAVFGSQIVTLADGSEYDLSGEWTTLTMFGSLSEALGEEITPQTPIELLRKHVESRGLEVHPAAPHGKLVEELWEHLVGDQLHAPTFVRDFPLDTSPLTRAHRSQEGVAEKWDLYVRGFELATGYSELVDPVIQRERLEAQARLGAGGDDEAMVLDEDFLRALEYGMPPSGGMGMGIDRLLMALTGLGIRETILFPLVRPE is encoded by the coding sequence ATGCGCGTCCGGCGTGAAAAGCGGCAGCGGCTGCTCGACGCCGGTACCGAGGCCTACCCCGTGGTGCTCGACCGCACCCACTCGCTGGCCGAGATCCGGGCCGCTTATCCGGATCTTGCCCCGGACACGCCGACGGGAGAAATCGTTGGTGTAACCGGCCGGGTCATGTTCCTCCGGAACACGGGCAAGTTGTGTTTTGCCACACTGCGCGAGGGTGACGGCGTCGAGTTGCAGGCCATGCTCAGCCTCGACAAGGTTGGCGCGGAAGCACTCGCCGCGTGGAAGTCCGACGTCGATCTGGGTGACCACGTCTTCATCCGGGGTGAGGTCGCCACTTCACGTCGTGGCGAACTGTCCGTCATGGCCACGGAATGGCAACTTGCCGCCAAGACGCTGCGCCCGTTGCCGGTCGCCCACAAGGCGCTGTCCGAAGAGACCCGGGTGCGGCAGCGTTATGTCGACCTGATGCTCCGACCGGAGGCCAGGGACGCGGTGCGTATCCGCGCGGGTGTCACTCGTTCACTGCGCGAGTCGTTCCACCGGCGTACTTTCACCGAAGTCGAGACGCCGATGTTGCAGACGCTGCACGGTGGTGCCTCCGCGCGGCCGTTCACCACGCACTCCAATGCGTTCGACATCGACCTTTACCTGCGGATCGCGCCCGAGCTGTACCTCAAGCGCTGTGTCGTGGGCGGCATCGAGAAGGTCTTCGAGATCAACCGGAACTTCCGGAACGAGGGTTCGGACTCCTCGCACTCCCCAGAGTTCGCGATGCTCGAGGCCTACGAGGCGTACGGTTCCTACGACACCATTGGCAAGCTCACCCGGGAGTTGGTACAGGAAGCAGCTGATGCCGTATTCGGTAGTCAGATCGTCACTCTCGCGGACGGATCGGAGTATGATCTGTCCGGCGAGTGGACGACGCTGACTATGTTCGGCTCACTGTCCGAGGCGCTGGGTGAGGAGATCACCCCGCAGACGCCCATCGAGTTGTTGCGCAAGCACGTGGAATCCCGAGGGCTGGAAGTTCACCCGGCTGCCCCACACGGAAAGTTGGTGGAGGAGCTGTGGGAACATCTGGTCGGCGACCAGCTGCACGCCCCCACCTTCGTGCGGGACTTCCCGCTCGACACGTCCCCGCTGACCAGGGCACACCGGTCGCAGGAGGGCGTGGCCGAGAAGTGGGACCTCTACGTCCGCGGATTCGAGCTGGCCACTGGATACTCCGAACTCGTCGACCCCGTTATCCAGCGGGAACGCCTTGAGGCGCAGGCCCGCCTGGGGGCTGGCGGCGACGACGAGGCGATGGTCCTCGACGAGGACTTCCTGCGTGCGCTGGAGTACGGAATGCCGCCCAGTGGCGGTATGGGAATGGGTATTGACCGGCTGTTGATGGCGCTGACCGGCCTCGGTATCCGGGAGACCATCCTGTTCCCGCTTGTGCGTCCAGAATGA